The following is a genomic window from Mycolicibacterium sp. TY81.
GCTATGCACTGGACGCGACTGATGGGAGACAGCCAGGTGGAGAGTCTCATGGCCAATGCGTTCGCCTATCCCTGGTGGGTATACGTCACCATCCCGTTGGGCGCGGCCTTCGTCGGCTGGATCACGAAGATCATGGCCCTGAAGATGATGTTCTACCCCGTCGAGTTCAAGGGCATCCCGCCGTACCTCGGCTGGCAGGGCCAGATTCCCAAGCGCGCGCCGAAAATGGCTGCCGTGGCGGTGGATTCGCTGACGTCGGAGATCCTCAAACCCGAGGAGATGTTCGACAAGATCGACCCGAACGAGTTGGTCAAGGAACTCGCCGAACCCCTGCGGCAGACCTCCGCCGAGATGGTCGACACCATCATGATGTCGTTCCAGCCGCAGGTCTGGCGGGCGACGCCCGACCAGCTCAAGGACGTCGTCGTCAAGAACGTCGAGAAGCGCATCCCGACGGCCATGGCTGCGATGTTCGACAAGCTTCGCGGTCAGGTCGACCAGATTTTCGACATCAAGCACATGGTCGTCACCAACCTGGTGCGCGACAAGGTCACGCTCAACACCGTCTTCCAGGACATCGGCAAGCCCGCGTTCAAGTTCCTCATCATGTCCGGCCTGCTCTTCGGCTTCCTGATCGGTCTGGTACAGGCCGTGGTGTTCGGCATCACCAACTGGCACTGGTCGCTGCCGCTGTTCGGTCTGCTGACCGGTGGTCTCACCGACTACGTTGCGCTGCAGATGATTTTCCGGCCGTTGGAGCGCAAGAACGTCTTCCTCGGCATCAAGTGGCAGGGCGTCTTCCAGCGGGAACGCAAGCAGGTCGTCGAGGGTTACGCGGCGCTGATGGCCCGGGAGATCTTCACGCCCCAGGCCATCATGGAGAGCATGCTCAACGGCCCGTCGTCGGACCGGTTCTTCGACATGATCTCCACCGAGATCAGCGCGACCATCGACACACAGATGGGCTTCACCGGCAAGATCATCAAGTCCGTCGGCGGCCGTCAGTACGTGGACATGAAGAAGCAGATCACCGACTCCATCATCGACAAGTTGCCCGAAACATCCACGTACATCGAGGGATACATGCGCGATCGCCTCGATCTGGAGAACGTCATGGTCAGCAAGATGATGGTGCTCGACTCACTGTCGTTCGAGAACCTGCTGCGCCCGGCGTTCAAGGATGACGAGTGGATCGTCGTCGTGCTCGGCGCCGCCCTCGGTTTCCTGTTCGGTGAGTTGCAGGCGCAGCTCATCCTGCTGCTGGCGCACTGACCTACGTCGGGCCGGGTGTTCCGGTCAGCTTCCGGACGGTGAGGACCTCGCTGTCGCGGAAGGCCCGCCCGTTGGGGTAGAGCAGATCGCTGAACCAGACCTTCGGCTCCGCGGGGTTCGGGTGATCCCACGAATCCCACGGGAAGTAGGTCTGGGTCTTGCCGGCCACGAGTCCCCAGCTGTACGCACCCACGTTGCGCTGCTTGGCAACTGGCAGAATGCCCTCGACGGTGCTGCCCTGGTTACGGGCGAGGTACTCGGTACAGATGATGGGCCGACCCAGTGGGGCGAGCTCATCGATCCGGGCGGAGAAGTCGGCCGGCTTGGCGTAGCTGTGGAACGAGATGATGTCCGAGTTGTCCAGCTGGATCGACGCGATGGCACTGCGCTGCGCGGGGTTGGCCCAACTTCCTTGCCACACGCCACTTGTCAGCGGCTGTACGGGGTCGACGGCGCGCGCCCACGCGAAGACCTGCGGCAGCAGATCGGCAACGAGCTTCATCTTGTCGCTGCGCTCGACCTTGCGGTAGACCGCGGCCGGGTTGTCGGGCCCGTTCCACAAATCCCAACCGAGCACGCGGTTGTCGTTCCGGAACAGGTTGATCACACCGGTGACGTAATTCTGCAGTACCCCACGGTAATTCGGATCGGCGATGCGGTCCGCGCCGGGGCTCTGCACCCAGCCCGAGTTGTGCACCCCGGGGGTCGGAGCCCGCTGCACGCCGAGCTTCGGATGCGGGTCCCAGCACGAGTCGAAGAACACGAACAGCGGCTTGATGCCGTTGCTCGCTGCGATGCTGACGAACTGCGACAGCCGTTGCGAGAAGCCCTGTGGGTCCTGTGCCCACAGCAGGTCGTGCAGGAAGACGCGGACGGTGTTGAAGCCGAACCAGCGGGCGGCACCGAGTTCGGCCTTGATGCGCCCGGGGTCGTAGGTACCGGCCTGGAACATCTCGAGCTGGTTGACCGCGGTGGAGGTGATGTAGTTCCCGCCGACCAGCCAGCCCTGTCCCTGGTACCAGCTGTTGGCCCGCTCGGGCGTCCAGCGCGTTCCGGCTGCGGCCGCCAGAGCCGGTCCGGAGAATCCGGCCATGGCAGAGCCCGCCGCCAGCAGCAGCGGCACCTTGAGAGCGGTTCTGCGGTCCACCGCACGAGGCTACTGATCTTGATGGGGTGGGTGGGGCGTCCTTATCGAGTTGCAACAAACACGATGTCGGGCGGTGACGCCGGGCGGCCGGATCAGGCGCTGATACCGGCGGTGAGAATCGCCGCCAGCTCGCGATATGCACTGGCGTCGTCGAGTCCGGTACTCTCGCGCACCCGCCGCTGCTGGATGCGCACCATCATCGTCGACACCAGATCGGCCGCGAAAGACGCGTGGACATCACGGAATTCGCCGCTCTCGACGCCGTCGGCGATCATCTCCTGGACCCGGCGGGCCGCGATCTGGGTGTTCTTCTCGTAGACACTGCGCGCCGGAGCGAAGGCGTCCAGGTCCATCATGAACTGGTCCGATGCAGCGTCCAGCACCGTCCCCACCGCCGACAGATAGGCCGTGATCCGCGCCCGCGCGCCGTCGACTCCGGCCACCAGCTGTTCCACCTCGTCGGTCGCCTGCCGGAAGAACTGCACGGTCGCGGCGCGCACCAACTGCTCCTTGCTGCCGGCCAGCGTGTACAGCGTCGACTTCGAGCACCGCAGCCGCCCGGCGATGTCGTCGAGCGTGAGGTGGGCGAATCCCTCGTCGAGGAACAGCGCGATGAGGGCGTCGAACAGCTCAGTACGTCGACGGGTGCCGAACGCCGGGGACGTGCGCGTGCTCACATCGGCATAGTACTGCGCACCCTTTACTCAGTACTACTCAAACAGTACTGTGTCAGGTAACTCAGTACTGTCCGACGTATTAGTGGAGTCTCCGGTGCCTGTCGATCGCCTCTTGCCCAACGATGAAGCCCACGCGCTCATCGAGCTCACCCGCAACATCGCGGACAAGGTGCTGGACCCCATCGTCGACCAGCACGAGAAGGACGAGACGTATCCCGACGGGGTGTTTCCCACGCTGGGCGAGGCGGGATTGCTGAGCCTGCCGTACCCCGAGGAATGGGGTGGCGGCGGCCAGCCCTATGAGGTGTACCTGCAGGTGCTCGAAGAACTCGGCGCCCGCTGGGCGTCGGTGGCCATCGCGGTCAGCGTGCACAGCCTGTCGTGCCATCCCCTGATGACGTTCGGCACCGACGAGCAGCGACAGCGCTGGCTGCCGGAGATGTTGAGCGGCAACCTGATCGGCGCCTACAGCTTGTCCGAGCCCCAGGCCGGTTCCGACGCTGCGGCACTGGGCTGCAAGGCCGTCGCCTCCGATGGCGGGTACCGGGTCACCGGTTCGAAGGCCTGGATCACGCACGGTGGGCTCGCCGATTTCTACACCTTGTTCGCGCGCACCGGCGAAGGGTCGCAAGGTATCTCGTGCTTCCTGGTGCCCGCCAGCACCGAGGGGCTGTCGTTCGGGCGGCCCGAGGAGAAGATGGGCCTGCACGCGGTGCCCACCACCTCCGCGCACTACGACAACGCGTTCCTGCCGACCGAGCGACTGATCGGCGCCGAGGGTCAAGGCCTACCGATCGCGTTCAGCGCGCTCGATGCCGGCCGGCTCGGTGTCGCCGCCGTCGCCGTCGGCCTGGCCCAGTCGGCGCTGGATCAGGCGGTGGCCTACGCCCAGGAGCGAACGACGTTCGGCCGCAAGATCATCGACCACCAGGGACTCGGCTTCCTGCTCGCCGACATGGCCGCCGCCGTCGACTCGGCGCGGGCCACCTACCTCGATGCCGCCCGCCGGCGCGACGCCGGGCTGCCGTACTCGCGCCACGCCTCGGTCGCGAAACTGGTCGCCACCGACGCGGCCATGAAGGTCACGACCGACGCGGTGCAGGTGTTCGGTGGCGCGGGGTACACCCGCGACTACCGTGTGGAGCGCTTCATGCGGGAAGCCAAGATCATGCAGATCTTCGAGGGCACCAACCAGATTCAGCGTCTGGTGATCAGCCGGAGCCTGGCCAGGTAGCGACGGGCAGGAGCCGGGCTACATCCGGCTGACATCGATGACGGCGTTCGCGAATTGCGCGGGCGCCTCCTGCGGCACGTTGTGCCCGATACCGTCGAGAACACGGTGCTCATACGCCCCGGTGTACATCGCGCGGTACCCCGCACCGTCCTTCGCCGCGCCGTCGAAGTCACTGCCGATCGTGATGGTCGGGACATGGATGAGCGGCTTGGCCTGCAGTCGTTGTTCGTCTGCGTCGTAACGGCTTTCACCCTCCGCGAGACTGAGGCGCCAGCGGTAGTTGTGGATCACGATCGCGACATGGTCGGGATTGTCGAACGCGCCTGCACTCAGCCCGTAGGCCGCGTCGCTGAAGTGCCACAGCGGCGACGCCTTGGACCAGATCAGGCGGTTGAATTCCTTGGTGTTCTTCCGGTACCCCAGTTCACCGCGAGGTGTGGCGAAGTAGTACTGATACCACCACCCCAGCTCGGCGTCCGGATCCAGCGGCTGCAGGTTGGCAGCACGATTGACCACGATGTATCCGCTGACCGCGACCAGGCCCGTGACGCGCTGTGGCCACAGCGCCGCAACAGCATTCGCCGAGCGGCCACCCCAGTCGAAGCCGCCCAGGATCGCCCGCGGGATGTTCAGCGCATCCATCAGGGCCACGACGTCGGCCGCCAGCGCGGCTTGCTGTCCGTTGCGGACCGTGGTGTCGGACAGGAACCGGGTCGAACCGAAGCCGCGAAGGTACGGCACGATCACCCGGAAGCCCTGATCCGCCAGGAGTGCGGAAACATCGGCATAGCTGTGGATGTCGTACGGCCAACCGTGCAACAAGATGACCGGCGGCCCGTCGGCCGGGCCCGCTTCGACATAGCCGACATTCAGGTCGCCGGCCCGAATCTGCTTGACCGCATTCAGGTTGTGTTGCGGGGTGGGCGGCGGTGCCGGCTTCTCGACCGCCGCCGATTCCGACGACGGTCCGCACGCGGCCAACGACGCCGCACCGATCGCCGCCATCGCCGTCAAACCGAACTGTCTTCTGCTGAAGCCGTCCACGGTCCGTCGTTCCTTCCAGAGTGTCGCCAGTTCGCTGCCCACGATGCATCACCGCGGCGCACGGCACCCATCTCACCCGTCGCTGCGCATCGTGTCCAACGATAGATTTTGATAGGTCGCATCTGTTTCAGAGATGTGAGCCGTCGACCGTGTCAGACGGCTGCCCACCCACCGTCCACGCCGAGGACCACGCCGTGGATGTTGGCGGCCTCGTCGCCGGCCAGGAACGCCACCGCCGCGGCGACCTCCTCGGGCGTGCTCATCCGGCGCGACGGCAGCCGGTCCAGCATAGGCTGAACGTGGTCGGCGAATTCCTGTTGCCGTTCGGTCGCAATCGGTCCCGGCGCCACCGCGTTGACGCGCACCCCGAACGGTCCGTATTCGTCGGCCCACGAGGCAGTCAGCGAGTGCACGGCCGCTTTGTTGGAGCTGTAGATCGCCGAACCGCCCGACCCGCGCAACCCACTGATCGATCCGATGTTGATCACCGCACCACCCCCGCCCCGCGCCATATGCGGCGCGATCAGCCCGGTGAGCAGGAACGGGGCAAAGACGTTGACCTCGAAGGCTTCCCGCAGTCGCTCCGGCGCGACATCGGCGGTCGGCATCGGCATCAGCAGCGTGGCCGCGTTGTTCACCAGGATGTCCAGCCGCCCACCCACTGCGTCGGTGGCATGTTCGGCGAGGGCGCGGATCGCGTCGTCGCCGCCCGAGAGGTCCGCCGCGACGAACGACGCATCGGCGCCTGTCGCCCGGATCGCAGCCACCAGCGCACCGCCCCGTTCGGCATTGCGCCCACTCACCACGACGTGTGCACCGTCGTCGGCCAGCCTGCGCGCAATGGCCATTCCCAGGCCTCCGGTGGAACCCGTGACAAGTGCTGCGCGGCCGGACAATCGCGTATCTTTTGGACTCATGAGTCCACATGCTTCACCGGGCAAAATGGACCCGCAAGTCCAAAAACTGACGGCCAAGGGGCAGGCGACCCGATCCCGGATCATCGACGGCGCCGCAGCGGAAATCCGGGAGCGAGGCGTCGCACTGACCACCATCGAAGACGTGATGGCGCGGACCCGGACCTCGAAGAGCCAGATATTTCACTACTTTCCGCGGGGCAAAGAACAACTGCTACTCGCCGTTGCGACGCTGGAATCCCAGCGCGTACTCGACGACCAGCAGCCCCACCTCAGCGAGCTCACCTCATGGGCAGCCTGGCAGCGCTGGCGGGACGTCGTGGTCGAACGCTATCGCCGACAAGGCCAGAACTGCCCGATCGCCGTGCTGATGTCCGAGATCGGCCGCACCAGCACCGGCGCACAGGCGGTCACGACCGAACTGATCGACTCCTGGCGGGGCGCCATCGCTGACGGCATCGTGGCGATGCAGCAGCAGGACAAGATTGCCCGCACCGTCGACGCCGAGCGGGCGGCTGCCGCACTGCTGGCCGGCATCCAGGGCGGTGTCGGCATCATGCTCGCCACCGGCGACCTCACGTATCTCGAGGCGGCCCTGGACGAGGGCATCGGCGCGCTGCGGCAGCGTTAGCGGCCGGGCGCGGACCGGCGGTATCGCCGCCGGCTCACACGGCACCCGCAATTGTTAGTTCGCCTACACGTCACCCCATCTGCGTTGACAGCCGTCAAGGCCGCCGAGAAGGATCGACGGCATGGCCGCCAAGACCGAAGAGCAGGTATTCACCGAAATCGAGACCCGCCTCACGGCCAAGTTTGCGGACCTGTCCCCAGCTCGTGTGACCACCGTCATCGACGGCGCTCGGCAGCAGTTCGCCGACAGCACGATTCGCGACTTCGTGCCGCTCCTCGTCGAACGTCGCGCCGAGGAAGAACTCGCACGACAGCTGGCCGACGACTCCGCGACCTAGCCCGACCCACTCAGCCTCGCCGAGTTTGCCAGCCTCACAACGGGTTCCGCCATCAACCCGTTACCTGCCGAGACCTCTCCGTGAGGACTTTGAGGCTATTGAAACGATGCGGTCACGGTCGCGGCTCAGTCCCATGTCGAGCCCGCATCCGATTGAAAACATGTCTTGAACCCGCCTCCCGCGGTGCCCTACGGTTCAGCTGCGCAAATTTTCGGCGCTGTAATTTAAGGGCACGTTCAAGGAGACGCCGGTGATGATCAGCTTTGGTCGAATCGCTGTGAAAATAGTTGCCAGCGCCGGGGTGTGCGCGACGGCCGTGGCCGTGTGCCCGACCGCAGCTGCAGTCCCACTCAAGACGGGCGGATACGCGTGCGACGCCGGCGCCGTAGCGCCCGCAGCCGGGGCGCCTGCCGCCGCGGCAGCTGCCGCGCCTTGCGCTGCCCCCGCCGTCGAATCCTCGGGCATCGTCGGCCCCCTGGCGGCCGCTCCGGTCGTCCCGGCGGCAGTCCCGCCGGTTCCCGCGGTCGTCCCGCCCGTCCCGGCAGCGGTGCCACCGGTCGTGCCGCCGATCCCCGCCGGGTTGCCGATCGGTGCGCCCATCCCGATCGCCGCGGCCCCCGCCGCGATCCCCATGGACATGGGTGGCGTCGCCGACGGCAAGGAGGCCCGGACTCTGCGGCCCGTCGACGCCGGCGGCCCGACCCCCAACCTGCCGACCCAGCCCGGTCCGCAGAACTGAACTACCCAGCCGCACAATCGCTTTGACTGATGCACCCGAGCCCACGCGGCTCGGGTGCTTCAGGCGTTGTGGCCATGTGGTGTTGTGGCCGTTGGCCATTGGCCCTGCGCTGAGGGCTTATTCGTGCGAGTAGCGGACGCCCAGGCCGCAGGATCAACGCGTGCTCCCGTTGACCCTGCGCTGCGGGCGCACTTCTGCGAGTAGCGGACGCCCTAGACGCAGACTCAACAGACCGCAGCACCCAACCCACGTTGACCCTGCACGCAGGGCGCACTTCTGCGAGTAGCGAACGCCCAGGCCGCAGACTCAACTGCGGACCCACGTTCACCCTGCGCTCAGGGCGTACTCCTGCGAGTAGCGAACGCCCAGGCCGCAGAGTCAACGCGGCACACTACGACGAATTACATTGCAGCGCAGTCTAAGGCTCGACGATGACCGGGTCGCCGACGTTGACGGTGTTGTAGTACCACTCGGCTCCGGCGGGCGCCAAGCCGATACAACCGTGGCTGACGTTCTCGAAACCCATCGATTCGACGGCCCAGGGCGCCGAATGGACGAACAGTCCGCGTCGGCTGATCCGGACCGCGAACTCGACCTCCGTCATGTACCCATCCGGATGATCGACGGGGATGCCGACACTACTCGAATCCATAAGCACATTGCGGTCTTTCGCCAACACGGTGTACTTGCCGATCGGCGTCTCATACTCCGGCCGACCCATGGTCGCGAGCAGCACGCCCGACTCACCGAGGTGCGGAAGGTGGTGTGGCGCCGGCATGTCCGGCGAGGTCTGGCCGTCGATCGTGACGGTGAAGGTGTGGTCGGCGACGTGAGCTGTCCCGATGACGGCGGGCCCGGTGGTAACGGCCATCGGCTGGCCGGCGACGGTCAGCTTGATGGTGCTGTGCGCGGGCCAGAATCCGTCCGGAACCCATTGCACCACTTTGTTATCCAGCCATTCGTACTTGCCCGACATCGCGGGTGTCGACGTCACGTCCAGGGCCATCTCCGCGGCCGCACGGTTGGTGATCGGCCGCTTGAACGTCACGACGATCGGATGCGCGACGCCGACCGGCACTCCCTGCGTCGGCTGCGTCGACTCGATGATCGAACCCAACGGCAGGCGAATGCCCGCCGTCTCGATACCGAGCGCGCCACCAGTGGTGGTCGTGGCGACCACAACCACGGCAAGGACACCGTGCACTAACACCCGCATATATCCGACCCCTTTGTCGCTGGCCGCATGGTTGAACACCGTCATGGTATGGGGCGTGAAACGCCGAAATCCGTACGGCGCGTCAATATTTCGGTCAAAGATTCGTCACGGATTGGCCACCCAACATCACGGCGCCGACCAAGATGCCCAATCGCCGACATCGACCATTGACGTACGCGACAATTACCGGTAAATGGGCACAGAAGGGCCGGGCCATGACAACAGACCGCGTTGCACTTCCGGACACCGCCGATGACGAGTGCGTCGACTCCGGCTACGCGCCCGAACTGAAGCGGACCCTCGGCGGCTTTCAGGTCTTCGCGGTCTCGTTCGCCTTCATCTCGGTGGCGGTCGGGATCTTCGGCACCTACGACGACCTGCTGCAGACTTCGGGTCCCGTCGGCATCTGGCTGTGGATCGTCGCGGCGGTCGGGCAGACGCTCGTCGCTCTCGTCGTCGCGCAGTTCGCAGCTCGGATCGCGCTCAGCGGGTCGTCGTATCAGTGGGCATCGCGGCTGGCCAACCCGAAGGTGGGCTGGCTGTTCGGCTGGCTGACGTTCTGGTACCTCGCAATCGCCGCGGTGGCGGTGGACAACGCCTTGGCCAGTCAGGCGCTGATGCCGTTGCTGGGCATCAGCGACAACGAGGACACCGCACGCCTGATCACCATCGCGGTGCTGATCGTCCAGGCAGCTCTCGTCATCGCCTCGACCCGGCTCCTCGGCCTGATCACCTCTGGCGCAGTCGGTTTGGAGCTGGGCATCGTCCTGATCCTGGTGCTCGTGCTCGGGATCGTCATGGCGGTCACGGGCAGTGGCCACGTCGACAACCTGACGAGTCGCGGCATCACCGCCGGCGCCGGTGACTACTACGCCGTCGGCGGCGGGCTCATGGCCGGCATGATCATGGGCCTGACCACACTGGTCGGTTTCGACTCGGCGGCGAACCTGGCGGAGGAAGCAAAAGATCCGTTCCGCAGCGTCCCGCGCGCCATCGTGGCGTCTGTCGTCGCGGCGGGTGTCGCCGGCCTGGTGTTCCTGATCGCGCTCACCGTCGCGATCAAGGACGTCAGCACCGTCAGCCACAGCGGCTCCCCGGTCGCCCTCGTCATCCGGGAACAGCTGGGTCCTGTCGCCGAGCGAATCCTGTTGGCGGGCATCGTGTTGGCCATGTTCGGCGCCGGCCTGGTGGTGATGGCCGCGTGTTCGCGGCAGGTATTCGCCATGGCCCGCGACGCCCGCTTCCCCGCGCACCGCGTGATGCGAAAGGTCAATCCACGCACTCAAACTCCCGTGCCGGCAACACTATTGATCCTCGCGGTCGGTGTGGTGCTGATGGCGACGCTGCGCGGCGCCGCGCTGATCCAGCTGATCATCGCGTCGACGATCCTGCCCGCGCTGATCTACGGCGCGATCGTCGTGCTCTACCTCGCCGTTCGGAGACGATTGGAGCACAAGGAGGGTGGCTTCAGCCTGGGCCGCTTCGAACTGCCTGTCGCCGGTGTCGCATTGGTGTGGGTAGCCGTGGCGATCTTCGTGCTCGTGACGCCCACGACGGCACGGGTACCCAGCCTGATCGTGCTCGGTCTCATCGCCGTAGGGGTCGG
Proteins encoded in this region:
- a CDS encoding DUF445 domain-containing protein, which produces MANAFAYPWWVYVTIPLGAAFVGWITKIMALKMMFYPVEFKGIPPYLGWQGQIPKRAPKMAAVAVDSLTSEILKPEEMFDKIDPNELVKELAEPLRQTSAEMVDTIMMSFQPQVWRATPDQLKDVVVKNVEKRIPTAMAAMFDKLRGQVDQIFDIKHMVVTNLVRDKVTLNTVFQDIGKPAFKFLIMSGLLFGFLIGLVQAVVFGITNWHWSLPLFGLLTGGLTDYVALQMIFRPLERKNVFLGIKWQGVFQRERKQVVEGYAALMAREIFTPQAIMESMLNGPSSDRFFDMISTEISATIDTQMGFTGKIIKSVGGRQYVDMKKQITDSIIDKLPETSTYIEGYMRDRLDLENVMVSKMMVLDSLSFENLLRPAFKDDEWIVVVLGAALGFLFGELQAQLILLLAH
- a CDS encoding cellulase family glycosylhydrolase, encoding MDRRTALKVPLLLAAGSAMAGFSGPALAAAAGTRWTPERANSWYQGQGWLVGGNYITSTAVNQLEMFQAGTYDPGRIKAELGAARWFGFNTVRVFLHDLLWAQDPQGFSQRLSQFVSIAASNGIKPLFVFFDSCWDPHPKLGVQRAPTPGVHNSGWVQSPGADRIADPNYRGVLQNYVTGVINLFRNDNRVLGWDLWNGPDNPAAVYRKVERSDKMKLVADLLPQVFAWARAVDPVQPLTSGVWQGSWANPAQRSAIASIQLDNSDIISFHSYAKPADFSARIDELAPLGRPIICTEYLARNQGSTVEGILPVAKQRNVGAYSWGLVAGKTQTYFPWDSWDHPNPAEPKVWFSDLLYPNGRAFRDSEVLTVRKLTGTPGPT
- a CDS encoding TetR/AcrR family transcriptional regulator codes for the protein MSTRTSPAFGTRRRTELFDALIALFLDEGFAHLTLDDIAGRLRCSKSTLYTLAGSKEQLVRAATVQFFRQATDEVEQLVAGVDGARARITAYLSAVGTVLDAASDQFMMDLDAFAPARSVYEKNTQIAARRVQEMIADGVESGEFRDVHASFAADLVSTMMVRIQQRRVRESTGLDDASAYRELAAILTAGISA
- a CDS encoding acyl-CoA dehydrogenase family protein translates to MPVDRLLPNDEAHALIELTRNIADKVLDPIVDQHEKDETYPDGVFPTLGEAGLLSLPYPEEWGGGGQPYEVYLQVLEELGARWASVAIAVSVHSLSCHPLMTFGTDEQRQRWLPEMLSGNLIGAYSLSEPQAGSDAAALGCKAVASDGGYRVTGSKAWITHGGLADFYTLFARTGEGSQGISCFLVPASTEGLSFGRPEEKMGLHAVPTTSAHYDNAFLPTERLIGAEGQGLPIAFSALDAGRLGVAAVAVGLAQSALDQAVAYAQERTTFGRKIIDHQGLGFLLADMAAAVDSARATYLDAARRRDAGLPYSRHASVAKLVATDAAMKVTTDAVQVFGGAGYTRDYRVERFMREAKIMQIFEGTNQIQRLVISRSLAR
- a CDS encoding alpha/beta fold hydrolase; protein product: MAAIGAASLAACGPSSESAAVEKPAPPPTPQHNLNAVKQIRAGDLNVGYVEAGPADGPPVILLHGWPYDIHSYADVSALLADQGFRVIVPYLRGFGSTRFLSDTTVRNGQQAALAADVVALMDALNIPRAILGGFDWGGRSANAVAALWPQRVTGLVAVSGYIVVNRAANLQPLDPDAELGWWYQYYFATPRGELGYRKNTKEFNRLIWSKASPLWHFSDAAYGLSAGAFDNPDHVAIVIHNYRWRLSLAEGESRYDADEQRLQAKPLIHVPTITIGSDFDGAAKDGAGYRAMYTGAYEHRVLDGIGHNVPQEAPAQFANAVIDVSRM
- a CDS encoding SDR family NAD(P)-dependent oxidoreductase, with product MSPKDTRLSGRAALVTGSTGGLGMAIARRLADDGAHVVVSGRNAERGGALVAAIRATGADASFVAADLSGGDDAIRALAEHATDAVGGRLDILVNNAATLLMPMPTADVAPERLREAFEVNVFAPFLLTGLIAPHMARGGGGAVINIGSISGLRGSGGSAIYSSNKAAVHSLTASWADEYGPFGVRVNAVAPGPIATERQQEFADHVQPMLDRLPSRRMSTPEEVAAAVAFLAGDEAANIHGVVLGVDGGWAAV
- a CDS encoding TetR/AcrR family transcriptional regulator — encoded protein: MDPQVQKLTAKGQATRSRIIDGAAAEIRERGVALTTIEDVMARTRTSKSQIFHYFPRGKEQLLLAVATLESQRVLDDQQPHLSELTSWAAWQRWRDVVVERYRRQGQNCPIAVLMSEIGRTSTGAQAVTTELIDSWRGAIADGIVAMQQQDKIARTVDAERAAAALLAGIQGGVGIMLATGDLTYLEAALDEGIGALRQR
- a CDS encoding three-helix bundle dimerization domain-containing protein, giving the protein MAAKTEEQVFTEIETRLTAKFADLSPARVTTVIDGARQQFADSTIRDFVPLLVERRAEEELARQLADDSAT
- a CDS encoding L,D-transpeptidase — its product is MRVLVHGVLAVVVVATTTTGGALGIETAGIRLPLGSIIESTQPTQGVPVGVAHPIVVTFKRPITNRAAAEMALDVTSTPAMSGKYEWLDNKVVQWVPDGFWPAHSTIKLTVAGQPMAVTTGPAVIGTAHVADHTFTVTIDGQTSPDMPAPHHLPHLGESGVLLATMGRPEYETPIGKYTVLAKDRNVLMDSSSVGIPVDHPDGYMTEVEFAVRISRRGLFVHSAPWAVESMGFENVSHGCIGLAPAGAEWYYNTVNVGDPVIVEP
- a CDS encoding APC family permease, which produces MTTDRVALPDTADDECVDSGYAPELKRTLGGFQVFAVSFAFISVAVGIFGTYDDLLQTSGPVGIWLWIVAAVGQTLVALVVAQFAARIALSGSSYQWASRLANPKVGWLFGWLTFWYLAIAAVAVDNALASQALMPLLGISDNEDTARLITIAVLIVQAALVIASTRLLGLITSGAVGLELGIVLILVLVLGIVMAVTGSGHVDNLTSRGITAGAGDYYAVGGGLMAGMIMGLTTLVGFDSAANLAEEAKDPFRSVPRAIVASVVAAGVAGLVFLIALTVAIKDVSTVSHSGSPVALVIREQLGPVAERILLAGIVLAMFGAGLVVMAACSRQVFAMARDARFPAHRVMRKVNPRTQTPVPATLLILAVGVVLMATLRGAALIQLIIASTILPALIYGAIVVLYLAVRRRLEHKEGGFSLGRFELPVAGVALVWVAVAIFVLVTPTTARVPSLIVLGLIAVGVGYFVKMLILNREVLDTEPGIDEFAAAPK